In one Lycium barbarum isolate Lr01 chromosome 7, ASM1917538v2, whole genome shotgun sequence genomic region, the following are encoded:
- the LOC132601607 gene encoding loganic acid O-methyltransferase-like produces the protein MVTAILEYKNGRVSLFENVGDIDEDEVHSFNKPVYITSSSELEEAIRRNGNFSIEKLEILPKETSPTSGLTAKDASLPIRAITEGLIEEKFGPKILDKLFQLHTQKLEDAYPELLSGEAISLFTALKRKNNL, from the exons ATGGTAACAGCGATACTGGAATACAAAAATGGGAGAGTTTCCTTATTTGAGAATGTG GGTGATATTGACGAAGACGAGGTGCATTCATTTAATAAACCAGTGTACATCACATCTTCCTCTGAATTAGAAGAAGCAATTAGAAGAAATGGAAATTTTAGCATAGAAAAACTAGAGATTCTTCCAAAGGAAACATCACCAACCAGTGGTTTAACTGCCAAAGATGCGTCACTGCCCATAAGGGCTATAACTGAGGGACTGATTGAAGAAAAGTTTGGACCAAAAATCTTGGACAAGCTCTTTCAACTTCATACCCAAAAACTTGAGGATGCATATCCTGAATTGCTTTCTGGTGAAGCAATAAGTTTATTCACAGCTCTTAAACGCAAAAATAACCTCTAA